AAGCTTGACCGAGCCAGCGGGGAGCCCCGCCGCTGCTTCGGCATCGCTCACCCAGTCCGCGACGAGCCGAACCGAACGCGCGCTCTCCATCTTCGGAACGCGGATCCCCGCCAGCCCCGGCCGCACGACGGCGCGCACTTCCGCCTCGGTCAAGCCCGTCTCGGGGTGGTTCACCCGCACAAAGACGAGCGGTCCGCCAGAACCTGCCCGTGCCGCGACCGCCTCCGCGACCATCGCGCGCGCCCGCTCTTTCTCGCCGCGCGGCACCGAGTCCTCGAGGTCGAAGATGACTGCGTCTGCCTCCGACTGCGGCGCCCGTTCAAGAAGCTTGGCGTTGTTGCCCGGGGCGTAGAGCCAGCTCCGAATTGGAGGGATCACTAGATGACCCCCTTCGCTTTCAGCTCGGCGAGGCGCTCCGGTCCGATCCCGAGTTCTCCGTAAACCGCCTCGTTATCCTGCCCGAGGCGACGCCCCGCCCAGCGAATCCGTCCTGGGGTCTCCGACATGCGGAACATGACGTTCTGCATTTTGATCGGGCCAAGATCTTCATCTTGAACGGTGACGATCGAGTTGAGCGCCTGATACTGCGGGTCATTGAAGATATCGGCGATGTCGTAAATCGGCGCGACTGCTGCCTCCGCCGCCTCAAACTTCTCCATGACCTCTTTCAGATCATGCTGGGCGATCCAGCCGCCCACATATTCATCGAGAAGATCCGCATGCTTGGCGCGCTCCGCGCCGCTCTTAAACCACGGCTCATCGATCACCTCCGGATGGCCCACAAGGCGCATAACGCGCTCCGCGATGTTCTGGGCGCTTGTGCTGATCGCCACCCATTTGCCATCGCGCGTCCGGTAGATATTGCGCGGCGCGTTGTTCACGGAGCGGTTGCCCGAGCGCTGCTGGATGATTCCAAGCTGGTCGTAGACGATCGGCTGAGGGCCAAGGATGCTGAAGATCGGCTCGATGATCGCCAAGTCGATCACTTGGCCTTTGCCGCCGCGAGCATCGCGATAGTAGAGCGCCATCAGGATCGCATTCGCGCCCGCCAACCCAGCGATCCCGTCCGCCAAGCCAAACGGCGGCAGGGTGGGCGGTCCATCGGGTTCGCCAGTGATCGCCGCAAACCCGCTCATCGCCTCGGCGAGCGTCCCGAAGCCCGGCCGCTGGGCATAGGGACCGAATTGGCCGAAACCGGTTGCCCGCATCACTATCAAGCGCGGGTTGACAGCGAGCAGCCGGTCCGGCCCGAGGTTCCAC
The Dehalococcoidia bacterium DNA segment above includes these coding regions:
- a CDS encoding CoA transferase, with product MTTNGRPLPLEGIRVLDAATILAGPLMAMYLGDFGADVIKIEHPRGDSLRTHGYTKQGHGLWWKIVSRNKRAITLNFSHPEGQEILLKLVETADVFIENFRPGTLEKWNLGPDRLLAVNPRLIVMRATGFGQFGPYAQRPGFGTLAEAMSGFAAITGEPDGPPTLPPFGLADGIAGLAGANAILMALYYRDARGGKGQVIDLAIIEPIFSILGPQPIVYDQLGIIQQRSGNRSVNNAPRNIYRTRDGKWVAISTSAQNIAERVMRLVGHPEVIDEPWFKSGAERAKHADLLDEYVGGWIAQHDLKEVMEKFEAAEAAVAPIYDIADIFNDPQYQALNSIVTVQDEDLGPIKMQNVMFRMSETPGRIRWAGRRLGQDNEAVYGELGIGPERLAELKAKGVI